Proteins encoded within one genomic window of Marasmius oreades isolate 03SP1 chromosome 4, whole genome shotgun sequence:
- a CDS encoding uncharacterized protein (antiSMASH:Cluster_4.1), whose translation MAAASVVSDSDAPERSSAKEKNQKGKEKNEESEGGEEEEAVEEYEIEAILAHKRVGKKIKYHIKWKGYEGPDATTWEPEEATDNAKELIEEYWRKYKSGRKSTENGSVSRKGRKSTAAESPAISTTRKRSRNAEDSSDEKELAAKRHKETRAGTSSVEPDENESTGTKIVDGEYMKKYTSLSSWEQLVAEIDTVERDAKDSSKLSVYFRLTKKAGGERVRLGSSTCNQKFPQKMIKFYEKNLRWKETEVEEEA comes from the exons ATGGCAGCAGCATCAGTAGTTTCTGATAGTGACGCCCCCGAAAGAAGCTCAGCaaaagaaaagaaccagaaaggaaaggaaaaaaaCGAAGAGTCCgaaggaggggaagaggaagaagctgTTGAAGAGTACGAAATTGAAGCAATTCTCGCGCATAAACGAGTAGGG AAAAAAATTAAATATCATATCAAATGGAAGGGATACGAGGGTCCGGATGCTACGACTTGGGAACCGGAAGAGGCTACTGA TAATGCGAAGGAGTTAATCGAAGAATATTGGCGGAAATACAAGTCTGGTCGCAAATCTACAGAAAACGGCTCAGTTTCACGCAAAGGTCGTAAATCTACTGCAGCAGAATCTCCAGCCATCTCTACCACCCGAAAACGCTCTCGGAATGCGGAGGACTCGAGCGACGAGAAGGAGCTGGCAGCCAAGAGGCACAAAGAGACCAGAGCGGGTACCTCGTCGGTGGAACCTGACGAGAACGAGTCAACTGGGACGAAGATAGTTGACGGAGAATACATGAAAAAATACACGAGTTTGAGCTCGTGGGAACAACTTGTCGCAGAGATAGACACTGTCGAACGAGATGCGAAGGACAGCTCCAAGTTGAGCGTCTATTTCCGTTT AACAAAAAAGGCTGGTGGCGAACGGGTACGTTTGGGGTCCTCTACATGTAATCAAAAATTCCCGCAGAAG ATGATCAAATTCTACGAGAAAAATCTCAGATGGAAGGAGACAGAGGTGGAAGAAGAGGCGTAA
- a CDS encoding uncharacterized protein (antiSMASH:Cluster_4.1) yields the protein MSGDTRTLLADSLQKEFCPPLDTTLVLALLSDIDLETKAEIQSIREALRQLALESEVEVPEEASDLFPSETETETHPTSPGSSAIDFLRTVLPHISLERLRKAVTDAEMEGGDGDGNGNGDSDIDMWEIIAGLLTEEALREMEERGLDVGEDESTIPTAIDDWELVTNKNKTRKGKQKQKPLSSYSKPKAKTTTTTFAIADIRQQHRLLSSPPLATPLNGSLSVDPWTQINSFSTYLSTLLAPHEPSFFQSYFHSPEYESPYDAVLAAVTSISEDKKDRPEEADPVTLVSLLDILLPSTSSDSSNFAPDVTSHTQVHASTIELCLRATNGRPDDALDLLMLLQDLTSRSGEVGLYHTSPKLKSKTKTTSNITADSSLPPPLSLHQTTSTPTLPIGSIPQIKNKQPKPEQPPPPIWQTVPVRNSRSGGNGGGSGPGNGSGGEVLRARIEENLRRRNEMLREASRMWRKGGTSGAGAMYFAERAREFQELARKDSLSAARLLVESNSKRFSSETGNRNTNGHGNSGTTVDLHGTTVLEATQIVLEMLGRGRSKIPMKIITGKGTHSKGQVPVLKPAVKKALTAEGWLVSDLEGGLVVRGRGGRK from the exons ATGTCCGGAGACACAAGAACATTGCTGGCAGACTCATTACAG AAAGAGTTCTGTCCACCACTCGACACCACTCTCGTTCTCGCACTTCTATCTGACATAGACTTAGAAACAAAAGCAGAAATCCAATCGATTCGGGAGGCGCTTCGCCAGCTCGCGTTAGAATCAGAAGTAGAAGTTCCAGAAGAAGCTTCAGATCTTTTCCCTTcggaaacagaaacagaaacaCACCCTACTTCACCAGGGTCCTCTGCAATCGATTTTCTGCGGACAGTATTACCTCATATTTCCCTGGAACGGTTACGCAAAGCCGTCACTGATGCTGAGATGGAAGgaggtgatggtgatggtaaTGGTAATGGTGACTCGGACATTGACATGTGGGAGATCATCGCGGGGTTGCTGACTGAAGAAGCGCTAAGGGAGATGGAAGAACGAGGCCTTGATGTGGGTGAAGATGAATCGACCATACCAACCGCGATCGATGATTGGGAGTTAGTGACCaacaagaataaaactcggaaaggaaaacagaaacagaaaccACTGAGTTCGTATTCGAAACCGAAAGCAAAGACTACGACGACTACATTCGCAATTGCGGATATCAGACAACAACATCGGTTGTTATCTTCACCGCCACTTGCCACACCTTTGAACGGAAGTCTCTCCGTAGACCCATGGACCCAAATAAACTCCTTCTCGACATACCTTTCCACCCTCCTCGCGCCCCACGAACCGTCATTCTTCCAATCATACTTCCATTCTCCAGAGTATGAGTCACCCTATGATGCTGTTCTCGCTGCAGTCACCAGTATATCGGAAGATAAAAAAGACAGACCTGAGGAAGCGGACCCGGTAACGCTGGTCTCGCTGTTGGACATTCTTCTTCCTAGTACCAGCTCCGATAGCTCCAATTTTGCTCCAGATGTCACTAGCCATACTCAGGTTCATGCTTCTACTATTGAATTATGTCTGAGAGCCACGAACGGACGGCCGGACGATGCCTTGGATTTACTGATGCTGTTGCAGGATTTGACTTCACGATCGGGGGAGGTGGGGCTATATCATACGAGCCCGAAGCTGAAGTCAAAGACCAAGACGACTTCAAATATCACCGCAGACTCTTCGCTACCGCCACCTCTATCTTTACATCAAACTACATCAACCCCAACTTTGCCTATAGGATCGATCCCGCAGATCAAAAATAAACAACCTAAACCGGAACAACCCCCGCCTCCGATCTGGCAAACCGTTCCTGTACGGAATTCAAGAAGTGGTGGTAATGGGGGTGGCAGTGGGCCTGGTAATGGCAGCGGGGGTGAGGTTCTTCGAGCCCGAATCGAGGAGAATTTGAGGAGACGGAATGAAATGTTACGCGAGGCTTCTCGGATGTGGCGCAAAGGTGGGACTTCGGGGGCAGGGGCGATGTATTTTGCAGAACGG GCCCGAGAATTCCAAGAACTGGCACGCAAAGACTCTTTATCTGCTGCTAGACTTCTCGTAGAATCAAATTCCAAACGGTTTTCTTCTGAAACCGGAAACAGAAATACAAATGGGCACGGGAACAGCGGAACCACAGTGGATCTACATGGAACGACTGTTTTGGAAGCTACACAGATTGTGTTGGAGATGTTGGGAAGAGGGAGATCGAAAATACCCATGAAGATTATAACGGGAAAAGGGACACATTCGAAAGGACAAGTCCCGGTGCTTAAGCCTGCCGTGAAGAAGGCATTGACGGCGGAGGGTTGGTTGGTTTCGGATTTGGAAGGTGGGTTGGTtgttagggggagaggaGGTAGGAAATGA
- a CDS encoding uncharacterized protein (antiSMASH:Cluster_4.1), protein MSRWGFSQQFLAEFQAEREELIKSGTTLDGVNKLRKKLNDASDSLPAFDQRNCHQQIQELESQVIAPKPTKFSFTRKPKTAPTIRSSPPATAALETTQPLPVSVDEHPLSNITHSIVHIQHELPAVHIHNASNSLIVLTNVSGSAILHDVHDSILIISSHQFRIHNSSNTRINLTTQSTPIIEHSSGLTFNVTDVQDFSHVKPTPSPNWRFDDNSVDVSSILDRLQTPGFNVDDVLKEFLR, encoded by the exons ATGTCGCGCTGGGGCTTTTCACAACAATTTCTTGCAGAATTTCAAGCAGAGAGAGAAGAGCTCATTAAGAGCGGTACTACTCTTGACGGGGTCAACAAGCTCAggaagaagttgaacgaCGCCTCGGATTCTTTGCCTGCATTCGATCAGCGTAATTGCCACCAG CAAATTCAAGAACTAGAAAGTCAAGTTATTGCACCAAAACCAACGAAATTCAGTTTTACACGCAAACCAAAGACAGCGCCCACAATTCGCTCCTCGCCGCCCGCGACGGCCGCCCTAGAAACGACGCAACCACTACCAGTGTCCGTCGACGAGCACCCACTTTCGAATATCACCCACTCCATAGTTCACATACAGCACGAACTCCCCGCCGTCCACATTCACAACGCTTCCAACTCCCTCATTGTCCTCACAAACGTCTCTGGCTCTGCCATCCTTCACGATGTCCACGActccatcctcatcatctctTCTCATCAGTTCCGTATCCACAATTCTTCAAACACCAGAATCAACCTTACCACCCAGTCTACCCCCATCATCGAACACTCTTCTGGTCTCACCTTCAATGTAACTGACGTCCAAGATTTCTCCCATGTAAAGCCCACCCCTTCACCTAATTGGCGATTTGACGACAATTCCGTCGATGTCAGTTCCATTCTGGACAGGCTACAAACGCCAGGATTcaatgtcgacgatgtcctgAAGGAGTTTCTGCGTTGA
- a CDS encoding uncharacterized protein (antiSMASH:Cluster_4.1) has product MLSRSLPSASSTTEPGSDTTYHRPSPRSSPRFSPYPSQPSSTDDSDTPQYKRRTGSRGKKGRGPREKPPGVHSCANCQATSSPEWRRGPSGNKDLCNACGLRYATSKKKGGSNYDFPTPAATATRILVKSIRDQNSHSHENQRKSCSNCMTTTSPEWRKGPTGEKDLCNACGLRFARKGNFISSSTDSAGSPTACCISCRTTTTPEWRRGPSGNKDLCNACGLRYARTGHLSPGASSSSSSSNSSAAPSDDDPESQSDDPESDSEYEASQYSQYGPPSRPQIEQTLISLFYHSTPASIFPTQKLIHEWARALQVNVGWVVSWVRREQEKIWTVAVEGFDGIQGVAQS; this is encoded by the exons ATGCTCAGTCGTTCCTTACCGTCAGCTTCCAGTACTACCGAACCTGGTTCTGACACCACCTACCACCGTCCTTCCCCCCGTTCATCCCCACGATTCTCCCCGTACCCATCTCAACCTTCATCCACCGATGACTCTGACACTCCTCAGTACAAACGCCGCACCGGTTCACGCGGTAAAAAGGGTCGTGGTCCCCGCGAAAAACCCCCTGGTGTTCACTCGTGTGCCAACTGCCAGGCTACTTCTTCACCTGAATGGCGTCGAGGCCCTAGTGGGAACAAGGATCTTTGTAACGCTTGTGGCCTTCGATATGCCacttccaagaagaaaggtgGTTCCAATTACGACTTCCCTACTCCCGCCGCTACCGCTACTCGCATCTTAGTCAAGAGCATACGTGACCAAAACTCGCACTCTCACGAGAACCAGAGAAAGTCGTGTAGTAATTGTATGACAACCACCAGTCCAGAGTGGAGGAAAGGTCCAACGGGGGAAAAGGATTTGTGTAATGC ATGTGGCCTCAGATTCGCACGCAAAGGCAACTTCATCTCGTCCTCAACAGACTCTGCGGGTTCTCCAACTGCCTGCTGCATATCATGCAGAACCACTACAACTCCTGAATGGCGTAGAGGTCCTAGTGGAAACAAGGATCTCTGTAATGCCTGTGGCCTACGGTACGCACGAACAGGGCATCTCTCCCCAGgtgcctcttcctcttcaagctCTTCGAATTCGTCAGCGGCACCTTCCGATGACGACCCCGAGTCTCAATCTGACGACCCTGAATCCGACTCCGAGTATGAAGCATCTCAGTACTCTCAATATGGTCCTCCTTCCCGACCCCAAATCGAACAAACCTTGATATCGTTATTTTATCACTCCACACCTGCCAGTATATTCCCCACGCAGAAATTGATACATGAGTGGGCAAGGGCACTGCAAGTGAACGTTGGATGGGTAGTTTCGTGGGTACGCAGGGAGCAGGAGAAGATTTGGACTGTCGCCGTTGAAGGATTTGATGGCATCCAGGGGGTGGCGCAGTCATAG
- a CDS encoding uncharacterized protein (antiSMASH:Cluster_4.1), translating to MSTRKLKRNISNDPNNDYGSHFALKKPKIRKPLLQHTDAYETPHPTALSQSEVYKLPSSVGERMSPSKFSPIPKAVQVQAKTSSTNLKENASTASPFNKDRYPMNKKYGSKKQKKQKANPNLALESPFYPSSPAAVSLRKETTQAGLEKLLTFTQGSESPPAVLKPKSTARRPSAPTPPRKSDWKEIKVGIPTNGSAVDLLHDDNNVVKSKSTAITAATEDVFHRAPNFASINFNRPPSQLSLYDYNRSITYSPERGGDEFFSNIRGESTPFNNDKRPPLSANTRSLRSSHVNPVSDTDTDSDSCEGGGAFHDSDSDFDMGTERNDSLFPSLKLASRARARSNGSGYVTPSEDDEEDHDGSLPRLGVPRSPWINDSLISAPDTRDWRLPPRSAPRYMRGEKELKDAEMEQSFMEGMFESLIIDDGTSKQSSASVQKYSLPPLDCDAVPPPSMILRTRSLGDADELRDLPQSQSQSQLDPNHEVSTTYAKRTRSGTVVQAQKPDAVATGAPVLAPALPVISSVFRRTRSGTVTVGSGKPGLGVISGSFISSNPATSSAAASSATTRRTRSGTVVVSASATNSTNSNEGLPPPAPAPVTGRKRSGSVMQLPMLESVGEAHAVVSRSSGEVPPPPIRSRTASGRTRSGSTTVRALVPILASVGEREGASVSVGEGGGDMPAPRSSRRLRSGSVQGVGAGIKAALGKLPIPGSGMLGRMSGNGAGKAALSVPSATAPALAPVSPYLDHNAEMVVAEGSRSPDPLEVLMWSPVIRKRAPPENRKGPTSVNANAWLNVMAMDIDEGLEADDPLLLKPGDEFD from the exons ATGTCAACACGCAAACTCAAACGCAATATTTCTAATGATCCAAACAATGACTACGGTTCCCATTTTGCTCTCAAGAAACCCAAAATCCGGAAGCCTCTGCTCCAACACACCGACGCTTATGAAACTCCTCACCCAACGGCGTTATCACAATCCGAAGTCTATAAGCTACCTTCCTCTGTCGGCGAACGAATGTCGCCTTCCAAGTTTTCCCCGATTCCAAAAGCTGTCCAGGTTCAAGCGAAAACGAGCTCTACAAACCTGAAAGAAAATGCTTCCACCGCAAGTCCGTTCAATAAAGATCGGTATCCGATGAACAAGAAATATGGCTCAAAGAAGCAGAAAAAGCAAAAGGCCAACCCGAATCTTGCTCTCGAAAGCCCATTCTATCCCTCTTCTCCTGCTGCAGTGTCTCTTCGAAAAGAAACTACGCAAGCTGGTCTAGAGAAGCTTCTGACGTTTACTCAGGGCAGTGAATCACCACCTGCCGTACTCAAACCCAAATCTACCGCTCGCCGTCCTTCTGCTCCAACACCACCACGAAAATCAGACTGGAAAGAAATCAAGGTCGGGATTCCTACCAATGGATCTGCAGTGGATTTACTTCACGATGATAACAACGTggtcaaatccaaatctacCGCTATTACTGCCGCTACCGAAGACGTATTCCACCGCGCTCCGAACTTTGCATCTATAAACTTCAACAGACCACCTTCTCAGCTCTCTTTGTACGACTATAATCGTAGCATCACCTATTCTCCTGAACGAGGCGGAGACGAGTTTTTCTCCAATATCCGGGGCGAATCTACTCCTTTCAATAATGACAAACGTCCACCGCTTTCTGCTAATACTCGCTCTCTCCGGAGTAGTCACGTCAATCCCGTTTCTGATACCGATACGGATAGTGATTCTTGTGAAGGTGGAGGAGCATTCCACGACTCAGATTCAGACTTTGATATGGGTACGGAACGGAACGATTCTCTCTTCCCATCTCTCAAATTGGCATCTCGAGCTAGAGCTAGGTCCAATGGAAGCGGGTATGTCACGCCTTCagaggacgatgaagaagatcacGACGGAAGCTTACCACGACTTGGAGTACCGAGGTCTCCCTGGATCAATGACTCCCTCATCTCTGCTCCGGATACGAGGGATTGGAGACTACCCCCCCGATCTGCTCCTAGGTATATGCGCGGTGAAAAAGAGTTGAAAGATGCGGAGATGGAACAGAGCTTTATGGAGGGTATGTTCGAGTCATTGATCATCG ATGACGGAACGAGTAAACAATCGTCCGCTTCCGTACAAAAGTATTCTCTTCCCCCTTTGGATTGTGATGCCGTGCCACCACCATCGATGATCCTACGAACCAGATCCTTGGGGGATGCAGACGAACTTCGCGACCTAcctcaaagtcaaagccAGAGTCAACTTGACCCTAATCATGAGGTTTCCACGACTTACGCTAAAAGAACCCGAAGCGGAACCGTAGTTCAAGCCCAAAAGCCGGATGCCGTTGCTACTGGTGCTCCTGTGTTGGCTCCGGCACTCCCAGTCATCTCCAGTGTCTTCAGACGGACTAGGAGCGGTACAGTCACGGTCGGGTCCGGGAAACCTGGGCTAGGGGTCATCTCCGgttctttcatttcttcaaACCCTGCTACCTCCTCTGCTGCAGCTTCTTCAGCGACTACACGACGGACACGTAGCGGAACCGTTGTGGTGTCTGCTTCTGCCACTAATTCTACGAACTCTAATGAAGGTCTACCACCACCGGCGCCGGCACCAGTAACAGGGAGAAAACGGAGTGGGAGTGTCATGCAGCTGCCTATGCTGGAGTCCGTAGGTGAAGCTCATGCAGTAGTATCGCGGTCCTCTGGTGAAGTCCCTCCACCACCAATACGAAGTCGAACTGCCAGCGGGAGAACACGCAGTGGGAGTACGACTGTCCGAGCGCTCGTACCAATTTTGGCATCAGTGGGTGAACGTGAAGGCGCTTCTGTGTCTGTTGGtgagggtggtggtgataTGCCAGCGCCAAGGTCCTCGAGGAGATTGAGGAGTGGTAGTGTCCAAGGTGTCGGGGCTGGGATCAAGGCCGCGCTAGGAAAACTCCCGATTCCTGGGAGTGGGATGTTGGGTAGGATGTCGGGTAACGGTGCTGGTAAGGCTGCCCTCAGCGTGCCCTCTGCTACTGCTCCGGCGCTGGCACCTGTTTCTCCTTATCTGGACCACAACGCTGAGATGGTGGTGGCCGAAGGGTCACGTTCACCGGATCCGCTCGAAGTGTTGATGTGGAGTCCTGTCATAAGGAAACGTGCTCCACCGGAGAACAGAAAGGGACCGACAAGTGTGAATGCGAATGCTTGGTTGAATGTGATGGCAATGGACATAGATGAAGGACTTGAGGCGGACGATCCGTTATTATTGAAGCCCGGGGATGAATTTGATTGA